A genomic stretch from Hemicordylus capensis ecotype Gifberg chromosome 1, rHemCap1.1.pri, whole genome shotgun sequence includes:
- the GJE1 gene encoding putative gap junction epsilon-1 protein isoform X1, whose translation MSLNYIKNFYEGCLRPPTVIGQFHTLFFGSVRMFFLGVLGFAVYGNEALHFSCEPDKREVNLFCYNQFRPITPQVFWALQLVTVLVPGAIFHLYAACKSITQEDILQSPAYTVFYILSVLLRIILEVVAFWLQSQLFGFQVNPLYRCDTGALDKKFNITRCMVPEHFEKTIFLIAMYTFTVITIMLCIAEVFEILCRRLGFLNSPE comes from the exons CTTAGGCCTCCAACAGTGATTGGTCAATTCCACACGCTCTTCTTTGGCTCAGTTCGAATGTTCTTCCTTGGCGTTTTGGGCTTTGCGGTTTATGGGAACGAAGCCTTGCACTTCAGCTGCGAGCCAGACAAGAGGGAAGTTAATCTGTTTTGTTACAACCAATTCAGGCCCATAACCCCACAG GTATTCTGGGCTTTACAGCTAGTGACCGTACTGGTACCTGGAGCCATTTTCCATCTTTATGCTGCATGTAAAAGCATCACACAGGAAGATATCCTCCAAAGCCCTGCCTACACCGTTTTTTATATTCTCTCTGTTCTGTTAAGGATCATCCTTGAAGTTGTGGCTTTTTGGCTTCAGAGTCAGCTCTTTGGTTTCCAGGTGAATCCACTCTACAGATGTGATACAGGAGCCCTTGATAAAAAGTTTAATATTACCAGATGCATGGTACCAGAACACTTTGAAAAGACCATCTTCCTTATTGCTATGTACACATTTACGGTGATTACAATTATGTTGTGTATTGCAGAGGTTTTTGAGATTTTGTGTAGAAGATTGGGCTTCTTGAACAGTCCTGAATAG
- the GJE1 gene encoding putative gap junction epsilon-1 protein isoform X2 — translation MGHPNNATPGLRLLRPPTVIGQFHTLFFGSVRMFFLGVLGFAVYGNEALHFSCEPDKREVNLFCYNQFRPITPQVFWALQLVTVLVPGAIFHLYAACKSITQEDILQSPAYTVFYILSVLLRIILEVVAFWLQSQLFGFQVNPLYRCDTGALDKKFNITRCMVPEHFEKTIFLIAMYTFTVITIMLCIAEVFEILCRRLGFLNSPE, via the exons CTTAGGCCTCCAACAGTGATTGGTCAATTCCACACGCTCTTCTTTGGCTCAGTTCGAATGTTCTTCCTTGGCGTTTTGGGCTTTGCGGTTTATGGGAACGAAGCCTTGCACTTCAGCTGCGAGCCAGACAAGAGGGAAGTTAATCTGTTTTGTTACAACCAATTCAGGCCCATAACCCCACAG GTATTCTGGGCTTTACAGCTAGTGACCGTACTGGTACCTGGAGCCATTTTCCATCTTTATGCTGCATGTAAAAGCATCACACAGGAAGATATCCTCCAAAGCCCTGCCTACACCGTTTTTTATATTCTCTCTGTTCTGTTAAGGATCATCCTTGAAGTTGTGGCTTTTTGGCTTCAGAGTCAGCTCTTTGGTTTCCAGGTGAATCCACTCTACAGATGTGATACAGGAGCCCTTGATAAAAAGTTTAATATTACCAGATGCATGGTACCAGAACACTTTGAAAAGACCATCTTCCTTATTGCTATGTACACATTTACGGTGATTACAATTATGTTGTGTATTGCAGAGGTTTTTGAGATTTTGTGTAGAAGATTGGGCTTCTTGAACAGTCCTGAATAG